In a single window of the uncultured Dysgonomonas sp. genome:
- a CDS encoding prephenate dehydrogenase/arogenate dehydrogenase family protein — translation MRILILGAGKMGSFFGDVLSFDHELAVFDVDPQKLRFIYNTVRMSDPKEIADFDPELVINAATVKYTIDAFKTVLPYISKNCIISDIASVKTGLKEFYATVEQPFASSHPMFGPTFADLRNLSTQSAIVISESSEVGKKFFLDLYKSLNLRVFEYTFEEHDETIAYSLSIPFASTLVFTSVMKHQEAPGTTFKRHMDIAKGLLSEDDYLLTEILFNPYTPAQVEGIRKELKNLLEIIEKKDSTAMLDFLTKARKNIAEKE, via the coding sequence ATGAGAATTTTGATACTTGGAGCCGGAAAGATGGGTTCTTTCTTCGGCGATGTGCTTAGCTTCGACCACGAGCTTGCTGTATTTGATGTTGATCCGCAAAAGCTGAGATTTATATACAATACCGTGAGAATGAGTGATCCGAAAGAAATTGCGGATTTCGATCCCGAACTTGTTATTAATGCTGCTACAGTTAAATATACGATAGACGCATTCAAAACGGTGCTACCATATATCAGCAAAAATTGCATCATCTCGGACATAGCATCCGTAAAAACAGGATTGAAAGAGTTTTATGCAACTGTGGAGCAGCCTTTTGCTTCATCTCACCCTATGTTCGGCCCTACATTTGCCGACCTGCGCAACCTGAGTACACAAAGTGCAATCGTGATCTCGGAATCGAGCGAGGTAGGAAAGAAATTTTTCCTTGACCTATATAAAAGTCTGAATTTAAGAGTATTTGAATATACATTTGAAGAACATGACGAAACAATTGCTTACTCTTTGTCCATACCTTTTGCATCCACCCTTGTTTTCACATCGGTAATGAAACATCAGGAAGCACCGGGTACGACATTCAAACGACATATGGATATCGCTAAAGGTTTGCTGTCGGAAGATGATTATTTGCTTACAGAAATTCTCTTCAACCCATACACACCAGCACAGGTCGAAGGCATCCGTAAGGAATTGAAGAACCTTCTGGAAATAATAGAAAAGAAAGATAGCACGGCCATGCTCGACTTCCTTACCAAGGCTAGAAAGAATATAGCAGAAAAGGAATAA
- a CDS encoding PhoH family protein: protein MARKKKKNFVLDTNVILHDFRCLDNFEENDIYLPIVVLEELDKFKKGNDQINYNAREFLRQLDAITDDNLFSKGTPLGSGMGNLFVETGIKAQSQVYEIFPERIPDHRILSAVVEITERDPKTKTILVTKDINLRMKARAIGVLAEDYINDKVVDVFMFEKQHKTFKDMDSSVIDNLYANPDGIDLDEFDLENPVIANECFVMKNGKKSVLARYNPFTNKIKKIEKQIAYGIQPRNAEQTFALEVLMDPDIKLVALTGKAGTGKTLLALASALKQNESFDQILLARPIVALGNKELGFLPGDEKQKIAPYMQPLFDNLSVIKNHIAYGGAEYRNIEEMQKSKKLEIEALAYIRGRSLSEMICIIDEAQNLTPHEIKTIITRAGEGTKMIFSGDLQQIDSPYLDAQSNGLAYMIDKMNGQDLFAHVNLVKGERSKLSEVASTLL from the coding sequence ATGGCAAGAAAAAAAAAGAAGAACTTTGTATTAGATACAAATGTAATACTACATGATTTCAGATGTTTAGATAATTTTGAAGAAAACGATATATATCTTCCTATCGTAGTGCTGGAAGAGTTGGACAAATTCAAAAAAGGAAATGACCAGATAAATTACAATGCCCGCGAATTTCTCCGCCAACTGGATGCCATCACCGACGACAATCTATTCTCGAAAGGTACTCCCTTAGGAAGCGGAATGGGTAATCTCTTTGTAGAAACAGGCATCAAAGCACAAAGCCAGGTATATGAAATATTTCCCGAAAGAATCCCCGATCATCGTATCTTGTCCGCTGTAGTAGAGATAACAGAGCGCGATCCGAAAACAAAAACAATACTGGTTACCAAAGATATTAATCTGCGGATGAAGGCGCGCGCCATCGGTGTGCTGGCAGAAGATTATATCAACGACAAAGTAGTGGATGTATTTATGTTTGAAAAACAGCATAAAACATTCAAAGACATGGACTCTTCGGTCATTGATAATCTGTATGCCAATCCGGATGGTATCGACCTCGATGAATTTGATCTGGAAAATCCTGTTATCGCAAACGAATGTTTTGTTATGAAAAACGGGAAAAAGAGCGTTTTGGCCCGCTACAATCCTTTCACCAATAAGATAAAGAAGATTGAAAAACAAATAGCGTACGGCATACAGCCACGCAATGCCGAACAAACATTTGCGCTGGAAGTATTGATGGATCCGGATATAAAGCTGGTAGCCCTGACAGGGAAAGCCGGTACAGGTAAAACCTTGCTGGCATTAGCTTCGGCCTTGAAACAAAATGAGAGTTTCGATCAGATATTGCTAGCCCGCCCTATTGTAGCCCTTGGCAATAAAGAATTGGGATTCCTGCCAGGAGACGAAAAGCAAAAGATAGCACCATATATGCAGCCTTTGTTCGACAATCTTTCGGTAATAAAAAATCACATCGCATACGGAGGTGCAGAATACCGCAACATTGAAGAAATGCAGAAGAGTAAGAAACTCGAAATAGAAGCCCTTGCGTATATCCGCGGACGAAGCCTGTCGGAAATGATATGCATCATAGATGAAGCGCAAAACCTGACCCCCCATGAGATAAAAACGATTATTACCCGTGCAGGAGAAGGTACTAAAATGATATTCTCAGGAGACTTGCAGCAGATAGATTCCCCATACCTCGACGCCCAGTCGAACGGACTTGCCTATATGATAGACAAGATGAACGGACAGGACCTGTTTGCTCATGTAAATCTGGTGAAGGGTGAAAGAAGTAAGTTATCTGAAGTGGCAAGTACATTGTTATAA
- a CDS encoding DUF3868 domain-containing protein yields MKKIFIVFLMVAFICYHQKVCAQQSNNAKYKNIEFEYDKENVFVSIYFNLQDYYVESGDSLTLTPLIRANSKALELPNVILIGQGQQGFYLQNRSLSDPSSYRFPKASSQKNELYQTKVPYEPWMNSSRLDMKIDLNQIGGFPLYSYAEALKNGIKAKVSKIQMPLPVARQEFIGSAPSSTNEIFSIPADPSRESVTFDLRLSGKKSFAVANQEEVDKIKALIDWAMTNENITLIGVYITAYTSVDGIYMDNDELTKQQSLAFKRTLQAGNSYPDPLFFTEFKGEDWPGLTELVKQSNMPYQQEVLNIINNTGIFTGRELKLMQLAQGNPYRYMRDNLFPQQWRIECRVVYKNK; encoded by the coding sequence ATGAAAAAGATTTTTATCGTTTTTCTGATGGTGGCATTCATTTGTTATCACCAGAAAGTCTGTGCACAACAAAGTAATAATGCTAAATACAAAAACATTGAATTTGAATACGACAAGGAAAATGTATTTGTAAGCATTTATTTTAATTTGCAAGACTACTATGTTGAATCAGGTGATTCCCTGACATTGACACCTCTGATAAGGGCAAACTCTAAAGCATTGGAACTTCCCAATGTAATACTGATAGGGCAAGGGCAACAAGGTTTCTATTTGCAAAACAGAAGCCTGTCAGATCCTAGTTCATATAGGTTTCCTAAAGCTTCCAGTCAAAAAAACGAATTATATCAGACTAAAGTACCTTACGAACCGTGGATGAATAGTTCGAGGTTGGATATGAAGATTGATTTGAATCAGATAGGAGGATTTCCATTATACAGTTATGCCGAAGCTTTGAAAAATGGTATTAAAGCAAAGGTTTCTAAGATACAAATGCCTTTGCCTGTAGCAAGACAGGAATTCATAGGCAGTGCACCGTCATCTACAAATGAGATTTTTTCTATTCCGGCAGACCCTTCACGCGAAAGCGTTACTTTCGATTTGCGCCTTTCGGGCAAAAAATCGTTCGCTGTAGCTAATCAGGAGGAAGTAGATAAGATAAAAGCGTTGATCGACTGGGCTATGACCAACGAGAATATTACTCTTATCGGTGTATATATTACTGCTTATACGTCTGTGGACGGGATTTATATGGATAATGATGAACTTACCAAGCAGCAGTCTTTGGCGTTCAAAAGAACTTTGCAAGCCGGGAATAGCTATCCGGATCCGTTGTTTTTTACAGAGTTTAAAGGAGAGGACTGGCCGGGATTGACCGAGCTTGTCAAGCAATCAAATATGCCGTATCAGCAAGAAGTCCTCAATATCATAAACAATACAGGTATTTTTACCGGTCGAGAACTAAAGCTTATGCAGTTGGCTCAAGGTAATCCATACAGATATATGCGGGATAATTTGTTCCCTCAGCAATGGCGGATAGAATGCCGGGTCGTATATAAAAATAAATAG
- a CDS encoding 4Fe-4S dicluster domain-containing protein, producing MLKKLRVGVSLILFALITFYFLDFAALMPDQFHALAHIQFIPAILGSSFIILTVLIVLTLLFGRVYCSSICPMGIYQDIVAWVSKKTAKKKKRYKYSKAKNILRWSVIAIVLITFFAGYPVLLGLVDPYSAYGRIIANLFRPVYLAGNNVLESIFTSFGNYTFYKMEVVILSMFSFFIAIITFLGIGFFAWKYGRTFCNTVCPGGTVLGFISKFSLFKIRIDDSLCNSCGSCAMKCKASCIDSKNHTVDHSRCVDCFNCLDSCSRNALKFTPYRKQATNINIENTTDSGKRQFLATAITTAVSVPAVFAQEKIVEIITGEKVPTRQNPICPPGAKSAEHLLHHCTSCHLCISRCPSRVIKPAFMEYGIGGIMQPVMTYEKGFCNYNCTVCTDVCPNRALLPLTMEEKHMTQIGRVHFVEDICVVHVDGTNCGACAEHCPTQAVTMVPYEGHEGLTIPHITPDICVGCGGCEFICPVRPNRAIFVEGNVVHQNRKAFEVEEKEDVKVDDFGF from the coding sequence ATGCTAAAAAAACTTCGGGTGGGAGTATCTCTTATTTTATTCGCCCTGATAACGTTCTATTTCCTTGATTTTGCAGCACTGATGCCTGACCAGTTTCATGCATTGGCACACATACAGTTTATTCCGGCAATATTGGGAAGTAGCTTTATTATACTGACTGTCCTTATTGTATTGACTCTACTGTTCGGACGTGTATACTGTTCCTCAATTTGTCCGATGGGTATCTATCAGGACATAGTGGCATGGGTTTCAAAGAAAACTGCCAAAAAGAAAAAGAGATATAAGTACAGTAAAGCCAAGAATATACTCAGATGGTCGGTAATTGCAATCGTCCTGATAACGTTCTTTGCAGGTTATCCTGTTTTATTAGGATTAGTGGACCCTTATAGTGCATACGGACGTATTATTGCCAATCTATTCAGACCAGTTTATCTGGCCGGAAATAATGTTCTGGAATCTATTTTCACCAGTTTCGGCAATTATACATTCTATAAAATGGAAGTAGTGATACTCAGTATGTTTTCTTTTTTCATTGCTATTATCACATTCCTCGGCATAGGCTTCTTTGCATGGAAATACGGGCGTACATTTTGCAATACAGTGTGTCCTGGAGGAACTGTATTGGGCTTCATCAGTAAGTTTTCACTATTCAAAATCCGGATAGACGACAGCCTGTGCAACAGCTGTGGTTCGTGTGCTATGAAGTGTAAAGCGTCATGCATCGACAGCAAAAACCATACAGTAGACCACAGTCGCTGTGTAGATTGCTTCAATTGCCTCGACAGCTGCTCACGTAATGCATTGAAGTTTACCCCGTACAGGAAGCAAGCGACCAATATCAATATAGAAAATACGACCGACTCAGGAAAAAGGCAATTTCTGGCTACGGCAATAACAACAGCCGTATCTGTACCTGCGGTATTTGCTCAGGAAAAGATAGTCGAGATTATAACAGGAGAAAAAGTTCCTACACGGCAAAATCCGATATGTCCGCCGGGAGCAAAAAGTGCCGAACATTTACTACACCATTGCACATCGTGCCACCTTTGTATAAGCCGTTGTCCGTCAAGGGTTATAAAGCCTGCTTTTATGGAATACGGTATCGGAGGCATCATGCAACCTGTAATGACGTATGAGAAGGGATTCTGCAACTATAACTGTACAGTATGTACCGACGTGTGCCCCAACCGGGCATTACTGCCTCTGACAATGGAAGAAAAACATATGACACAAATAGGGCGGGTACATTTTGTCGAAGATATTTGTGTGGTGCACGTAGACGGAACTAATTGCGGAGCTTGCGCCGAGCATTGTCCCACACAAGCTGTAACGATGGTCCCCTACGAGGGTCACGAAGGACTTACTATACCACATATCACCCCTGACATTTGCGTAGGGTGTGGCGGATGTGAATTTATCTGTCCTGTAAGGCCTAATCGTGCAATTTTTGTAGAAGGTAATGTAGTTCATCAGAACCGGAAAGCGTTCGAGGTTGAAGAAAAAGAAGACGTTAAGGTTGATGATTTCGGATTCTAA
- a CDS encoding DUF362 domain-containing protein — translation MDRRNFLRAIALTGAAATIKASGNIDILSEKFISSESAAAVDMVAVMGGEPEVMFRRAMTEMGGMSKFIKKGWKVVVKPNIGWDKTPEQSGNTNPKLVTEVIRQCLSAGAKEVVVFDHTCDDWLKCYKNSGIEAAAKAAGAKVVPAHEESYYREVTLPMGKKLKSAKIHEAIIDCDAWINLPVLKHHGGTNLTISMKNYMGIVWDRRIFHRTDLQQCIADICTYPKKPVLNIVDAYRVVKTNGPQGRSTADVANPKGLFISQDIVAVDTAAAKFFNQVRTMPLDHIGHIAGGQAHKLGTMDIDKLNIKRIKI, via the coding sequence ATGGATAGACGTAATTTTTTAAGAGCAATAGCACTTACAGGAGCCGCAGCTACAATTAAAGCAAGCGGCAATATAGATATACTGTCTGAGAAATTTATCAGCTCCGAATCTGCAGCCGCAGTAGATATGGTTGCCGTCATGGGTGGTGAACCCGAGGTTATGTTCAGGCGTGCCATGACTGAAATGGGCGGCATGAGCAAATTCATAAAAAAAGGGTGGAAAGTAGTAGTAAAACCGAATATAGGATGGGATAAGACTCCTGAACAATCGGGCAATACCAACCCGAAGCTGGTAACTGAAGTTATCCGCCAATGTTTGTCTGCCGGAGCAAAAGAAGTTGTGGTATTCGACCATACCTGCGACGACTGGCTGAAGTGTTACAAAAACAGCGGCATCGAGGCGGCAGCTAAAGCCGCAGGGGCAAAAGTAGTACCTGCACACGAAGAATCATATTACCGTGAAGTTACTCTACCAATGGGGAAGAAACTGAAAAGTGCAAAGATACACGAAGCCATCATCGATTGCGATGCATGGATAAATCTTCCTGTTTTGAAGCATCATGGAGGGACTAATCTTACCATATCGATGAAAAACTATATGGGTATCGTCTGGGACAGGCGCATATTCCACCGTACCGATCTGCAGCAATGCATAGCAGATATATGTACATATCCCAAAAAGCCTGTTCTCAATATCGTAGATGCATACAGAGTGGTAAAAACAAACGGTCCGCAAGGCCGTTCGACTGCCGATGTGGCAAATCCGAAAGGACTCTTTATTTCACAGGATATAGTAGCTGTAGATACAGCTGCAGCCAAGTTTTTCAATCAGGTGCGCACAATGCCCCTCGATCACATAGGTCATATAGCAGGCGGACAGGCTCATAAACTTGGCACAATGGACATAGATAAACTGAATATCAAGAGGATAAAAATATAA
- a CDS encoding phosphoribosyltransferase has protein sequence MYDKTFEEVLERFRAISFSEQFDMIVAIANGGIIPAAILNQRFGIEIQLLKINLRDSNQRPIYDSPQLMAPIDFDFKGKTILLVEDRVKTGASLTKACELLKDAKLIKTFAVNGKADYSLYDETCFKFPWLL, from the coding sequence ATGTATGATAAAACATTCGAAGAAGTATTGGAGCGGTTTCGCGCAATATCTTTTTCCGAACAGTTCGATATGATTGTGGCCATCGCTAACGGAGGCATAATCCCTGCGGCGATCCTAAATCAGCGTTTCGGCATTGAAATACAACTTTTAAAAATCAATCTGAGAGACAGCAACCAGAGGCCAATTTACGACAGCCCACAGCTAATGGCTCCCATCGATTTTGATTTTAAAGGTAAAACAATACTGCTTGTAGAAGACAGGGTTAAAACAGGGGCATCTCTTACGAAAGCCTGTGAACTGCTGAAAGACGCTAAACTGATAAAAACATTTGCGGTGAACGGAAAAGCAGATTATAGTCTCTACGATGAAACTTGCTTTAAATTTCCATGGTTATTATAA
- a CDS encoding ECF transporter S component, with protein sequence METTTVKLYSLNYKEAKTYMFALLFIAGNIALPQLCHLIPGGGLTWLPIYFFTLIAAYKYGFRVGLLTAILSPLANNILFGMPPADVLPIILIKSSLLAGAAAYAAHRFEKVSLLALVGVVLAYQIIGIPVEWAIEKDLFVAVQDFRIGIPGMLIQIFGGFAVLKAMAKL encoded by the coding sequence ATGGAAACAACAACAGTAAAACTTTATTCTCTCAACTACAAAGAGGCTAAAACATATATGTTTGCCCTTTTGTTTATTGCCGGCAACATAGCACTTCCTCAACTTTGCCATCTCATACCGGGTGGAGGGCTCACATGGCTGCCCATCTATTTCTTCACACTGATTGCCGCATATAAATATGGCTTCCGTGTAGGACTGCTGACAGCCATATTATCCCCTTTGGCTAACAATATCTTATTTGGCATGCCCCCGGCTGATGTATTGCCTATAATCCTCATCAAATCATCTTTATTGGCCGGTGCTGCTGCGTATGCCGCCCACCGTTTCGAAAAAGTGTCTCTTCTTGCATTAGTTGGCGTGGTACTGGCTTATCAGATCATAGGAATACCAGTAGAATGGGCTATAGAAAAAGATCTGTTTGTAGCTGTTCAGGACTTCCGCATTGGCATACCGGGTATGCTAATCCAGATATTTGGAGGCTTTGCCGTATTAAAGGCTATGGCTAAACTCTAA